The following coding sequences are from one Equus caballus isolate H_3958 breed thoroughbred chromosome 27, TB-T2T, whole genome shotgun sequence window:
- the TM2D2 gene encoding TM2 domain-containing protein 2, whose product MVLGGCPVSYLLLCGQAALLLGNLLLLHCVSRSHSHNATAEPELTSAGAAHPEGSAGAPSWEYGDPRSPVILCSYLPDEFIECEDPVDHVGNATASQELGYGCLKFGGQAYNDVEHTAVQCRALDGIECASPRTFLRENKPCIKYTGHYFITTLLYSFFLGCFGVDRFCLGHTGTAVGKLLTLGGLGIWWFVDLILLITGGLMPSDGSNWCTVY is encoded by the exons ATGGTGCTGGGTGGTTGCCCGGTGAGTTACTTACTTCTGTGCGGCCAGGCGGCTTTGCTGCTGGGGAATCTACTTCTGCTGCATTGTGTCTCTCGAAGCCACTCGCACAACGCTACCGCCGAGCCCGAGCTCACATCCGCTGGCGCCGCCCACCCGGAGGGCTCCGCCGGCGCCCCGAGCTGGGAATATGGCGACCCCCGCTCTCCGGTCATCCTTTGCTCTTACCT ACCTGATGAATTTATAGAATGTGAAGACCCAGTGGATCATGTTGGAAATGCAACTGCATCCCAGGAACTTGGTTATGGTTGTCTCAAG TTCGGTGGTCAGGCCTACAATGATGTGGAACACACTGCAGTCCAGTGTCGGGCCCTAGACGGAATTGAGTGTGCCAGTCCCAGGACCTTCCTACGAGAGAATAAACCTTGTATAAA GTATACCGGACACTACTTCATAACCACGTTACTCTACTCTTTCTTCCTGGGCTGTTTTGGAGTGGATCGCTTCTGTCTGGGACACACGGGCACAGCAGTAGGGAAGCTCTTGACACTTGGAGGTCTTGGGATTTGGTGGTTTGTTGACCTTATTTTGCTTATTACCGGAGGGCTGATGCCAAGTGATGGCAGCAATTGGTGCACTGTTTACTAA
- the HTRA4 gene encoding LOW QUALITY PROTEIN: serine protease HTRA4 (The sequence of the model RefSeq protein was modified relative to this genomic sequence to represent the inferred CDS: inserted 1 base in 1 codon), translated as MTRPLRRPAGPGQFLLLWLLLPPGLVLSVEARRSWPSLPCPATCEPTRCPPLPTCPAGATPVPDRCRCCRVCPAAEGEACGGALGRPCAPGLQCRQPLRPRRPGAAWLGTCGCPATGAPVCGSDGRTYPSLCALRAENRAARLRGALPAVPVQKGDCRDPGTRSAGWLRSKYNFIAAVVEKVAPSVVHLQLFRRSPLSNKDIXASSGSGFIVSEDGLIVTNAHVLTNQQRIQVELQSGVQYEATIKDIDHKLDLALIKIEPNTDLPVLLLGKSSDLRAGEFVVALGSPFSLQNTVTAGIVSTTQRGGKELGLKDSDMDYIQTDAIINHGNSGGPLVNLDGDVIGINTLKVTAGISFAIPSDRIRQFLAEFHERQLKGKALSQKKYLGLRMLPLTMNLLQELKRQDPDFPDVSSGVFVYEVIQATAAESSGLRDHDVIVSINGQPVTTTSDVIEAVKDHDSFSIMVRRGSQTLILTVTPEVIN; from the exons GACAATTCCtcctgctgtggctgctgctgcccccggGGCTTGTGCTCAGCGTCGAGGCTAGGCGGTCCTGGCCCTCGCTGCCCTGCCCCGCCACCTGCGAGCCGACGCGCTGCCCTCCGCTGCCCACCTGCCCGGCGGGGGCGACGCCGGTGCCCGACCGCTGCCGCTGCTGCCGCGTCTGCCCCGCGGCCGAGGGCGAGGCCTGCGGCGGGGCGCTCGGTCGGCCCTGCGCCCCGGGGCTGCAGTGCCGCCAGCCGCTCCGCCCACGGCGCCCGGGCGCCGCGTGGCTGGGCACCTGCGGCTGCCCGGCGACGGGCGCGCCTGTGTGCGGCAGCGACGGGCGCACCTACCCCAGCCTGTGCGCGCTCCGCGCCGAGAACCGCGCCGCGCGCCTCCGTGGCGCGCTCCCGGCCGTGCCGGTGCAGAAGGGGGACTGCAGGGACCCAG GGACCAGAAGCGCAGGCTGGCTCAGGAGCAAATACAACTTCATCGCTGCGGTGGTGGAGAAGGTGGCGCCGTCTGTGGTTCACCTGCAGCTGTTTCGCAG GTCACCTCTCAGCAACAAGGATA CTGCATCCAGTGGCTCTGGGTTCATAGTGTCTGAGGATGGGCTCATTGTTACCAACGCCCATGTCCTCACCAACCAGCAGCGGATCCAGGTGGAGCTCCAGAGTGGGGTCCAATATGAAGCCACCATCAAGGACATTGACCATAAATTGGATCTTGCACTGATTAAGATTGAGCCAAAT ACTGACCTTCCTGTATTGCTGCTGGGAAAGTCATCTGACCTGAGGGCTGGAGAGTTCGTGGTGGCCTTGGGCAGCCCGTTTTCTCTGCAGAACACAGTGACTGCAGGAATTGTCAGCACCACACAGCGAGGAGGCAAAGAGCTGGGGCTGAAGGATTCTGACATGGACTATATCCAgactgatgccataattaat CACGGGAATTCTGGGGGGCCTCTGGTGAATTTG GATGGTGATGTGATTGGCATAAACACACTGAAGGTGACCGCAGGAATCTCCTTTGCAATTCCCTCAGATCGAATTCGACAGTTCTTGGCAGAATTCCACGAGCGCCAGTTGAAGG GAAAGGCTCTTTCACAGAAGAAATATCTGGGTCTGCGAATGCTGCCCCTCACTATGAA CCTTCTTCAGGAATTGAAAAGGCAAGATCCAGATTTCCCTGATGTGAGTTCTGGGGTTTTTGTATATGAAGTGATTCAAGCAACAGCTGCTGAAAG ctctgggctgaGAGACCACGACGTCATTGTCAGCATAAATGGGCAACCTGTTACCACCACAAGTGACGTTATTGAAGCTGTTAAGGACCATGATTCCTTTTCCATCATGGTTCGTCGGGGAAGTCAAACTCTGATTCTGACGGTCACACCTGAAGTAATCAATTAA